The genomic window GCCGCCGTCTGATCGACCCTGCAACCGTGGCGATGGGGGCCCTGCTAAGGACTACCGGTGATGCTCCCCATGCTGGTGCCCCTGATCGACCTTGGGACGGTGGCAGGATTTTTCCTGCCAAGACAGGGCGGTCGGACAAAGCCCGCTTCGGGGGTCATACCCCCACCCCTTCGCCGTCGCCCTTGGGTGCCGTCGCCAGGCGCAAGCGTGAGCACCAGGACCACGACCCCGGCGCAGTGCACCCACGACAGGGCGTCTCGTAAACCTTCGTTATCGGGACGGTTGGGCCAGGCTCGGAGTGTGTCCGTTTCGCCCACACTCGACTGTCCCGTAACCCGTCTCGAAACATCACCCCTCGGACTAGCTTTCGGGACACGTTTATGAGACTGTCTCGCCATGACCACGAACACCACGGCCGCACAGGTCGAACGTCACGCCTGCCCGAAGTGCGATGCCCCCGCCGGTAGCCCTTGCCGTACGACCACGGGCAAGGTGGCGGCGAACTACCACACGGGTCGCTTCGCCCTGGTGCCCGCGCTCAAAGCGGAACTGACCGTGAAGACTCCGGCCGACCGCAACCCCGGCAAGGCATGGACGGCAGGCACGCCCGTTCCGCAGGTACCCGACGCGATACCGGGCGCAGCTATCCGACTCGGCTACGCCCGTTGCTCAACCGTTGGGCAGGAACTCCAGTCCCAGTTGGACATGCTGGCCCGTGCCGACTGCACCCGCGTCTTCTCGGAGAAGATCAGTACCCGCGTGAAGGAGCGGCCGGAGCTGGAGAAGGCGCTCACGCTGGCACGGGAGATCAAGGCAGCCGCACCGAATCAGCCCGTCATCCTGACCGTGGTCGAGATGAAGCGGCTTGCCCGCAGTGCGGCAGAACTGATGACGCTGTCTTCCACCCTTCAGACGGACGGCATCCAACTGGAACTCCTGTCCGGCCCCCTTCAGGGTGTCTACGACCCCAACGGGGCAGGCGCGATCGTGTTCGCCGTGCTCGCCGTGAGTGCTGAGGTGGAGCGGGAAGGCATTCGGGAGAAGACGTTGGAAGGGCTGGACGCTGCGGCCCGTAAGGGCAACGTCGGTGGGCGTCCGTCCGTCGTGGACGACGACAAGCTAGCCGTAGCCCGTGCCCGGCACGCCAAGGGTGAGAGCGTCACAGCCATCGCCAAGGCCCTGGGGATCGGCCGTGCCACCCTGTACCGCCACTTCGGAGAGAGCGCCTGAGACAGGCGCACACGGACGCAGAGACCCCGGCGTATCGCTGACGCCGGGGTTTGCAGCGCAGGGCGAGCCTCTCAGGCACTGACCTCGGAGTGCACCGGGACCGGTGGCCGAACGCCCGTGAGTGACTCCGCGCGAGCGAGAAGGCGCGGGGCCAGGTCCGGGTACCAGCCACGGGCTACGGCTTGCAGCATCTCCGCCAGGGCCGCGAGCTCTCCAACCCGGCCGGCTGGGGTGTCCAGGACGGAAGCGAACTCCAGCCGGATACGGTCCGCCACGTCGGGAACGAGCAGGCTATTGGCGTGGAGGAGCCCCGCGTCATAGCCGAAGGGCACCAGGCCCCAACGCTCCCAGTCCAGCAGGGTCAGGGGCATGGTCGTGAGGTTGCCCCAGTGCAGGTCACCGTGACCGGTCACCCGCTCCACCTCGGCAGGGGCGGGGACGCCGAGGAACTGGGGGAAGGCACGCTCCATCCACCCGTCCCGGACGGTGACCTTCACACCCTCCGCCTGTGCGAGCAGGTCAAGGGCTCGACGCAGGCCGCCCCACCACTCATCCGGCAACCCCGGGTCGTGGTCGATGTCGGCTCGGTCCGGGGACACCACGGGTTGCGTGACGTAGTCGAGGACTTCGGCCTCGAAGGCCCACTCGTCGTCAGTCCAGTCGTGCACCTCGTACAGGCGCGGGCGCGGGACAGCGTCGGGCACGAGCAGGGAGGCCCCCACGATGCCCTCCCCCTGCTTCCTGCCCGCGTTGCGCTTCGCCGTGCGGCCTACCCGTAGCCACCGGTCTCCTGCCCGGCGTCCGAGGGTGACGCCGAGGAACCCCCATGCCAGCGGACCCGAGCACGTGAGCCCCAGCGCCTTGGCTGCCCGATCGTGAGCAGCCTCCATCAGGGCCTGCACGTCCTCATTCAGCGGCGAGTTCATCGGTCACCCTCCTCAGTTCTTCGCCCGTCAGTGGCGCAGCCAGAGCCTTGGCCGCATCGTCCCAGTGTTCGCGGGT from Streptomyces formicae includes these protein-coding regions:
- a CDS encoding recombinase family protein — translated: MTTNTTAAQVERHACPKCDAPAGSPCRTTTGKVAANYHTGRFALVPALKAELTVKTPADRNPGKAWTAGTPVPQVPDAIPGAAIRLGYARCSTVGQELQSQLDMLARADCTRVFSEKISTRVKERPELEKALTLAREIKAAAPNQPVILTVVEMKRLARSAAELMTLSSTLQTDGIQLELLSGPLQGVYDPNGAGAIVFAVLAVSAEVEREGIREKTLEGLDAAARKGNVGGRPSVVDDDKLAVARARHAKGESVTAIAKALGIGRATLYRHFGESA